In Vigna unguiculata cultivar IT97K-499-35 chromosome 3, ASM411807v1, whole genome shotgun sequence, a single genomic region encodes these proteins:
- the LOC114177615 gene encoding uncharacterized protein LOC114177615, translating into MASGSVVSFSGSPSITSEKLDGQNYLSWSAAVEMWFLGQGHHDHLEKDGSHVPREKAEQWKQADFQLCALLWQSVEPRLLMSLRAFKTCHSFWKRTQNIYANDIQRLYDSADKLASLKMTNHDMISFMNEAQSAVEDLRMFLEVDASDEMKKKLDKYYMVMILRAIHPDFNHIRDQLLTSHEVPSMDTLIQRMIRVPKVPTLEIQESHARVDSSVMAATRGRGGRGPRGGGRGGRGRPQCTYCKRMGHTQENCYSLHGFPAKTANVSQAETTDSKFTEDEYQEYLRLKSNSLAQSSQAPSTSTVCISQSMEGHNSWVIDSGASDHISGAWLGETDWRRI; encoded by the exons ATGGCCTCTGGAAGTGTTGTTTCATTCTCTGGAAGTCCTTCCATTACTTCCGAGAAGCTAGATGGACAAAATTACCTCTCTTGGTCCGCTGCTGTCGAGATGTGGTTCCTTGGTCAAGGACATCATGACCACCTTGAGAAAGACGGAAGCCATGTGCCTCGAGAAAAAGCCGAACAGTGGAAGCAAGCAGATTTTCAATTGTGTGCCTTGTTGTGGCAATCCGTGGAGCCGAGACTATTAATGTCTCTTAGGGcattcaaaacatgtcactcGTTTTGGAAGAGGACTCAGAATATCTATGCCAACGATATCCAACGCCTATATGATTCGGCGGACAAGTTGGCATCTCTGAAAATGACCAATCATGACATGATCTCCTTCATGAATGAAGCACAATCAGCCGTGGAAGACCTGCGGATGTTTCTCGAAGTCGACGCTTCAgatgaaatgaagaagaagCTGGACAAATACTATATGGTGATGATTCTTCGCGCCATTCATCCAGACTTCAATCACATTAGAGATCAACTGTTGACCTCTCATGAGGTCCCTTCCATGGACACCCTGATCCAGCGTATGATTCGTGTCCCGAAAGTCCCAACACTTGAAATTCAAGAATCTCATGCTCGAGTAGATTCATCTGTTATGGCCGCTACTCGAGGAAGAGGAGGACGTGGACCTAGAGGAGGTGGACGTGGAGGCCGTGGACGTCCTCAATGCACGTATTGCAAGAGGATGGGTCACACTCAAGAAAACTGTTACTCCTTACATGGATTTCCTGCCAAAACAGCCAATGTCTCCCAGGCAGAGACTACTGACTCCAAGTTCACTGAGGACGAGTATCAAGAGTACCTACGCCTCAAATCCAACAGCTTGGCACAGTCATCTCAAGCTCCAAGTACATCAACTGTTTGTATCTCCCAATCCATGGAAGGTCACAATTCATGGGTAATTGACTCTGGTGCTTCTGATCACATTTCTG GAGCGTGGCTCGGGGAGACGGATTGGAGAAGGATATGA